A single Dermacentor albipictus isolate Rhodes 1998 colony chromosome 3, USDA_Dalb.pri_finalv2, whole genome shotgun sequence DNA region contains:
- the LOC135898920 gene encoding glycoprotein 3-alpha-L-fucosyltransferase A-like isoform X4, producing the protein MVEANGVTRRGVPPSPARSTQWYWFRASGSHGPSKNHAWVPGRRASVKQHCHQPPLTTQWQCWGLPWRSMFPAKKLRLRRLLAWAAGLSFCTVLLIGFREQQQAPALPDVAPRDVNAIGGQRAADPQPLPGQAPAPGAQLAARINAARGKAASQGQAGGSDRPWYMRGGRRRPLPGDTGSLWPHEDSGDRIEQQLMFVPEDYKRNSTRIKKILLMRGLGGWGDLPRGRAVFLRDKCPVDTCEIVTSQEEAPDADAVLFKDRFVAPKYRRPWHQVWILYLLECPYHTQSFANFRNIFNWTATYRHDSDIVAPYEKFVRYDDGGVTTARPPASAARNKTKKVAWFVSNCAARNQRLQFARKLAAYIDVDIYGTCGSLKCPRAQAGHCFELLDRDYKFYLAFENSNCKDYITEKFFVNGLGRDVVPIVMGGRPLDYLRASPDHSFIHVEDFPSAKALAEYLHLLDRNETLYNEYLRWKGSGEFINTYFWCRLCAMLHAPPLPKVYPDIGAWWAGPGTCRSDRWRDFKPKPDPVAYVLT; encoded by the exons ATGGTGGAAGCTAACGGCGTGACTCGCAGAGGTGTACCTCCGTCACCCGCT AGGAGCACGCAGTGGTATTGGTTCCGGGCGTCCGGGAGTCACGGCCCCAGTAAGAACCACGCATGGGTTCCAGGCCGTCGGGCATCGGTCAAG CAGCATTGCCACCAGCCGCCGTTGACAACGCAGTGGCAGTGCTGGGGCCTGCCATGGCGTAGCATGTTCCCGGCCAAGAAGCTCCGGCTCCGGCGGCTACTCGCCTGGGCCGCGGGCCTCAGCTTCTGCACCGTGCTGCTGATCGGATTCCGGGAGCAGCAGCAGGCGCCCGCACTGCCCGACGTTGCGCCGCGCGATGTCAACGCCATCGGAGGGCAGCGTGCCGCGGACCCGCAGCCGCTCCCTGGACAAGCACCGGCACCGGGCGCGCAACTGGCGGCCAGGATCAACGCCGCGCGAGGCAAGGCG GCGTCGCAGGGACAAGCCGGCGGCTCCGATCGTCCCTGGTACATGCGCGGTGGTCGGCGGCGACCACTGCCTGGCGACACGGGCAGCCTGTGGCCGCACGAGGACTCCGGCGACCGCATCGAGCAGCAGCTGATGTTCGTGCCCGAGGACTACAAGCGAAACAGCACGCGGATCAAGAAGATCCTGCTCATGCGCGGACTCGGCGGCTGGGGAGACCTGCCTAGGG GACGGGCGGTGTTCCTGCGCGACAAGTGTCCCGTGGACACGTGCGAGATCGTCACGTCGCAGGAGGAGGCGCCCGACGCGGACGCGGTCCTCTTCAAGGACCGCTTCGTGGCCCCCAAGTACCGGCGCCCCTGGCACCAAGTGTGGATCCTGTACCTGCTCGAGTGTCCCTACCACACGCAGTCCTTCGCCAACTTCAGGAACATCTTCAACTGGACGGCCACGTATAG GCACGACTCGGACATAGTAGCACCGTACGAGAAGTTCGTACGCTACGACGACGGCGGCGTCACGACGGCGCGTCCCCCGGCGTCCGCAGCGCGCAACAAGACCAAGAAGGTCGCCTGGTTCGTCTCCAACTGCGCGGCGCGCAACCAGCGGCTGCAGTTCGCGCGCAAGCTGGCCGCCTACATCGACGTCGACATCTACGGCACATGCGGCTCGCTCAAGTGCCCCCGTGCGCAGGCCGGCCACTGCTTCGAGCTGCTGGACCGCGACTACAAGTTCTACCTGGCCTTCGAGAACTCCAACTGCAAGGACTACATCACCGAGAAGTTCTTCGTCAACGGATTGGG GCGTGACGTGGTACCAATTGTGATGGGTGGCCGGCCTCTGGACTACTTACGCGCTTCGCCCGATCACTCGTTCATCCACGTGGAGGACTTCCCATCGGCGAAAGCGCTGGCCGAATACCTGCACCTGCTGGACCGCAACGAGACTCTGTACAACGAGTACCTACGCTGGAAGGGCTCCGGCGAGTTCATCAACACCTACTTCTGGTGCCGCCTGTGCGCCATGCTGCATGCGCCGCCACTGCCAAAG
- the LOC135898920 gene encoding glycoprotein 3-alpha-L-fucosyltransferase A-like isoform X8 — translation MLPLTERSTQWYWFRASGSHGPSKNHAWVPGRRASVKHCHQPPLTTQWQCWGLPWRSMFPAKKLRLRRLLAWAAGLSFCTVLLIGFREQQQAPALPDVAPRDVNAIGGQRAADPQPLPGQAPAPGAQLAARINAARGKAASQGQAGGSDRPWYMRGGRRRPLPGDTGSLWPHEDSGDRIEQQLMFVPEDYKRNSTRIKKILLMRGLGGWGDLPRGRAVFLRDKCPVDTCEIVTSQEEAPDADAVLFKDRFVAPKYRRPWHQVWILYLLECPYHTQSFANFRNIFNWTATYRHDSDIVAPYEKFVRYDDGGVTTARPPASAARNKTKKVAWFVSNCAARNQRLQFARKLAAYIDVDIYGTCGSLKCPRAQAGHCFELLDRDYKFYLAFENSNCKDYITEKFFVNGLGRDVVPIVMGGRPLDYLRASPDHSFIHVEDFPSAKALAEYLHLLDRNETLYNEYLRWKGSGEFINTYFWCRLCAMLHAPPLPKVYPDIGAWWAGPGTCRSDRWRDFKPKPDPVAYVLT, via the exons ATGCTTCCGCTGACCGAG AGGAGCACGCAGTGGTATTGGTTCCGGGCGTCCGGGAGTCACGGCCCCAGTAAGAACCACGCATGGGTTCCAGGCCGTCGGGCATCGGTCAAG CATTGCCACCAGCCGCCGTTGACAACGCAGTGGCAGTGCTGGGGCCTGCCATGGCGTAGCATGTTCCCGGCCAAGAAGCTCCGGCTCCGGCGGCTACTCGCCTGGGCCGCGGGCCTCAGCTTCTGCACCGTGCTGCTGATCGGATTCCGGGAGCAGCAGCAGGCGCCCGCACTGCCCGACGTTGCGCCGCGCGATGTCAACGCCATCGGAGGGCAGCGTGCCGCGGACCCGCAGCCGCTCCCTGGACAAGCACCGGCACCGGGCGCGCAACTGGCGGCCAGGATCAACGCCGCGCGAGGCAAGGCG GCGTCGCAGGGACAAGCCGGCGGCTCCGATCGTCCCTGGTACATGCGCGGTGGTCGGCGGCGACCACTGCCTGGCGACACGGGCAGCCTGTGGCCGCACGAGGACTCCGGCGACCGCATCGAGCAGCAGCTGATGTTCGTGCCCGAGGACTACAAGCGAAACAGCACGCGGATCAAGAAGATCCTGCTCATGCGCGGACTCGGCGGCTGGGGAGACCTGCCTAGGG GACGGGCGGTGTTCCTGCGCGACAAGTGTCCCGTGGACACGTGCGAGATCGTCACGTCGCAGGAGGAGGCGCCCGACGCGGACGCGGTCCTCTTCAAGGACCGCTTCGTGGCCCCCAAGTACCGGCGCCCCTGGCACCAAGTGTGGATCCTGTACCTGCTCGAGTGTCCCTACCACACGCAGTCCTTCGCCAACTTCAGGAACATCTTCAACTGGACGGCCACGTATAG GCACGACTCGGACATAGTAGCACCGTACGAGAAGTTCGTACGCTACGACGACGGCGGCGTCACGACGGCGCGTCCCCCGGCGTCCGCAGCGCGCAACAAGACCAAGAAGGTCGCCTGGTTCGTCTCCAACTGCGCGGCGCGCAACCAGCGGCTGCAGTTCGCGCGCAAGCTGGCCGCCTACATCGACGTCGACATCTACGGCACATGCGGCTCGCTCAAGTGCCCCCGTGCGCAGGCCGGCCACTGCTTCGAGCTGCTGGACCGCGACTACAAGTTCTACCTGGCCTTCGAGAACTCCAACTGCAAGGACTACATCACCGAGAAGTTCTTCGTCAACGGATTGGG GCGTGACGTGGTACCAATTGTGATGGGTGGCCGGCCTCTGGACTACTTACGCGCTTCGCCCGATCACTCGTTCATCCACGTGGAGGACTTCCCATCGGCGAAAGCGCTGGCCGAATACCTGCACCTGCTGGACCGCAACGAGACTCTGTACAACGAGTACCTACGCTGGAAGGGCTCCGGCGAGTTCATCAACACCTACTTCTGGTGCCGCCTGTGCGCCATGCTGCATGCGCCGCCACTGCCAAAG
- the LOC135898920 gene encoding glycoprotein 3-alpha-L-fucosyltransferase A-like isoform X13, with translation MLPLTERSTQWYWFRASGSHGPSKNHAWVPGRRASVKWQCWGLPWRSMFPAKKLRLRRLLAWAAGLSFCTVLLIGFREQQQAPALPDVAPRDVNAIGGQRAADPQPLPGQAPAPGAQLAARINAARGKAASQGQAGGSDRPWYMRGGRRRPLPGDTGSLWPHEDSGDRIEQQLMFVPEDYKRNSTRIKKILLMRGLGGWGDLPRGRAVFLRDKCPVDTCEIVTSQEEAPDADAVLFKDRFVAPKYRRPWHQVWILYLLECPYHTQSFANFRNIFNWTATYRHDSDIVAPYEKFVRYDDGGVTTARPPASAARNKTKKVAWFVSNCAARNQRLQFARKLAAYIDVDIYGTCGSLKCPRAQAGHCFELLDRDYKFYLAFENSNCKDYITEKFFVNGLGRDVVPIVMGGRPLDYLRASPDHSFIHVEDFPSAKALAEYLHLLDRNETLYNEYLRWKGSGEFINTYFWCRLCAMLHAPPLPKVYPDIGAWWAGPGTCRSDRWRDFKPKPDPVAYVLT, from the exons ATGCTTCCGCTGACCGAG AGGAGCACGCAGTGGTATTGGTTCCGGGCGTCCGGGAGTCACGGCCCCAGTAAGAACCACGCATGGGTTCCAGGCCGTCGGGCATCGGTCAAG TGGCAGTGCTGGGGCCTGCCATGGCGTAGCATGTTCCCGGCCAAGAAGCTCCGGCTCCGGCGGCTACTCGCCTGGGCCGCGGGCCTCAGCTTCTGCACCGTGCTGCTGATCGGATTCCGGGAGCAGCAGCAGGCGCCCGCACTGCCCGACGTTGCGCCGCGCGATGTCAACGCCATCGGAGGGCAGCGTGCCGCGGACCCGCAGCCGCTCCCTGGACAAGCACCGGCACCGGGCGCGCAACTGGCGGCCAGGATCAACGCCGCGCGAGGCAAGGCG GCGTCGCAGGGACAAGCCGGCGGCTCCGATCGTCCCTGGTACATGCGCGGTGGTCGGCGGCGACCACTGCCTGGCGACACGGGCAGCCTGTGGCCGCACGAGGACTCCGGCGACCGCATCGAGCAGCAGCTGATGTTCGTGCCCGAGGACTACAAGCGAAACAGCACGCGGATCAAGAAGATCCTGCTCATGCGCGGACTCGGCGGCTGGGGAGACCTGCCTAGGG GACGGGCGGTGTTCCTGCGCGACAAGTGTCCCGTGGACACGTGCGAGATCGTCACGTCGCAGGAGGAGGCGCCCGACGCGGACGCGGTCCTCTTCAAGGACCGCTTCGTGGCCCCCAAGTACCGGCGCCCCTGGCACCAAGTGTGGATCCTGTACCTGCTCGAGTGTCCCTACCACACGCAGTCCTTCGCCAACTTCAGGAACATCTTCAACTGGACGGCCACGTATAG GCACGACTCGGACATAGTAGCACCGTACGAGAAGTTCGTACGCTACGACGACGGCGGCGTCACGACGGCGCGTCCCCCGGCGTCCGCAGCGCGCAACAAGACCAAGAAGGTCGCCTGGTTCGTCTCCAACTGCGCGGCGCGCAACCAGCGGCTGCAGTTCGCGCGCAAGCTGGCCGCCTACATCGACGTCGACATCTACGGCACATGCGGCTCGCTCAAGTGCCCCCGTGCGCAGGCCGGCCACTGCTTCGAGCTGCTGGACCGCGACTACAAGTTCTACCTGGCCTTCGAGAACTCCAACTGCAAGGACTACATCACCGAGAAGTTCTTCGTCAACGGATTGGG GCGTGACGTGGTACCAATTGTGATGGGTGGCCGGCCTCTGGACTACTTACGCGCTTCGCCCGATCACTCGTTCATCCACGTGGAGGACTTCCCATCGGCGAAAGCGCTGGCCGAATACCTGCACCTGCTGGACCGCAACGAGACTCTGTACAACGAGTACCTACGCTGGAAGGGCTCCGGCGAGTTCATCAACACCTACTTCTGGTGCCGCCTGTGCGCCATGCTGCATGCGCCGCCACTGCCAAAG
- the LOC135898920 gene encoding glycoprotein 3-alpha-L-fucosyltransferase A-like isoform X9, with protein sequence MKNLRSTQWYWFRASGSHGPSKNHAWVPGRRASVKQHCHQPPLTTQWQCWGLPWRSMFPAKKLRLRRLLAWAAGLSFCTVLLIGFREQQQAPALPDVAPRDVNAIGGQRAADPQPLPGQAPAPGAQLAARINAARGKAASQGQAGGSDRPWYMRGGRRRPLPGDTGSLWPHEDSGDRIEQQLMFVPEDYKRNSTRIKKILLMRGLGGWGDLPRGRAVFLRDKCPVDTCEIVTSQEEAPDADAVLFKDRFVAPKYRRPWHQVWILYLLECPYHTQSFANFRNIFNWTATYRHDSDIVAPYEKFVRYDDGGVTTARPPASAARNKTKKVAWFVSNCAARNQRLQFARKLAAYIDVDIYGTCGSLKCPRAQAGHCFELLDRDYKFYLAFENSNCKDYITEKFFVNGLGRDVVPIVMGGRPLDYLRASPDHSFIHVEDFPSAKALAEYLHLLDRNETLYNEYLRWKGSGEFINTYFWCRLCAMLHAPPLPKVYPDIGAWWAGPGTCRSDRWRDFKPKPDPVAYVLT encoded by the exons ATGAAAAACTTG AGGAGCACGCAGTGGTATTGGTTCCGGGCGTCCGGGAGTCACGGCCCCAGTAAGAACCACGCATGGGTTCCAGGCCGTCGGGCATCGGTCAAG CAGCATTGCCACCAGCCGCCGTTGACAACGCAGTGGCAGTGCTGGGGCCTGCCATGGCGTAGCATGTTCCCGGCCAAGAAGCTCCGGCTCCGGCGGCTACTCGCCTGGGCCGCGGGCCTCAGCTTCTGCACCGTGCTGCTGATCGGATTCCGGGAGCAGCAGCAGGCGCCCGCACTGCCCGACGTTGCGCCGCGCGATGTCAACGCCATCGGAGGGCAGCGTGCCGCGGACCCGCAGCCGCTCCCTGGACAAGCACCGGCACCGGGCGCGCAACTGGCGGCCAGGATCAACGCCGCGCGAGGCAAGGCG GCGTCGCAGGGACAAGCCGGCGGCTCCGATCGTCCCTGGTACATGCGCGGTGGTCGGCGGCGACCACTGCCTGGCGACACGGGCAGCCTGTGGCCGCACGAGGACTCCGGCGACCGCATCGAGCAGCAGCTGATGTTCGTGCCCGAGGACTACAAGCGAAACAGCACGCGGATCAAGAAGATCCTGCTCATGCGCGGACTCGGCGGCTGGGGAGACCTGCCTAGGG GACGGGCGGTGTTCCTGCGCGACAAGTGTCCCGTGGACACGTGCGAGATCGTCACGTCGCAGGAGGAGGCGCCCGACGCGGACGCGGTCCTCTTCAAGGACCGCTTCGTGGCCCCCAAGTACCGGCGCCCCTGGCACCAAGTGTGGATCCTGTACCTGCTCGAGTGTCCCTACCACACGCAGTCCTTCGCCAACTTCAGGAACATCTTCAACTGGACGGCCACGTATAG GCACGACTCGGACATAGTAGCACCGTACGAGAAGTTCGTACGCTACGACGACGGCGGCGTCACGACGGCGCGTCCCCCGGCGTCCGCAGCGCGCAACAAGACCAAGAAGGTCGCCTGGTTCGTCTCCAACTGCGCGGCGCGCAACCAGCGGCTGCAGTTCGCGCGCAAGCTGGCCGCCTACATCGACGTCGACATCTACGGCACATGCGGCTCGCTCAAGTGCCCCCGTGCGCAGGCCGGCCACTGCTTCGAGCTGCTGGACCGCGACTACAAGTTCTACCTGGCCTTCGAGAACTCCAACTGCAAGGACTACATCACCGAGAAGTTCTTCGTCAACGGATTGGG GCGTGACGTGGTACCAATTGTGATGGGTGGCCGGCCTCTGGACTACTTACGCGCTTCGCCCGATCACTCGTTCATCCACGTGGAGGACTTCCCATCGGCGAAAGCGCTGGCCGAATACCTGCACCTGCTGGACCGCAACGAGACTCTGTACAACGAGTACCTACGCTGGAAGGGCTCCGGCGAGTTCATCAACACCTACTTCTGGTGCCGCCTGTGCGCCATGCTGCATGCGCCGCCACTGCCAAAG
- the LOC135898920 gene encoding glycoprotein 3-alpha-L-fucosyltransferase A-like isoform X6 yields MLPLTERSTQWYWFRASGSHGPSKNHAWVPGRRASVKQHCHQPPLTTQWQCWGLPWRSMFPAKKLRLRRLLAWAAGLSFCTVLLIGFREQQQAPALPDVAPRDVNAIGGQRAADPQPLPGQAPAPGAQLAARINAARGKAASQGQAGGSDRPWYMRGGRRRPLPGDTGSLWPHEDSGDRIEQQLMFVPEDYKRNSTRIKKILLMRGLGGWGDLPRGRAVFLRDKCPVDTCEIVTSQEEAPDADAVLFKDRFVAPKYRRPWHQVWILYLLECPYHTQSFANFRNIFNWTATYRHDSDIVAPYEKFVRYDDGGVTTARPPASAARNKTKKVAWFVSNCAARNQRLQFARKLAAYIDVDIYGTCGSLKCPRAQAGHCFELLDRDYKFYLAFENSNCKDYITEKFFVNGLGRDVVPIVMGGRPLDYLRASPDHSFIHVEDFPSAKALAEYLHLLDRNETLYNEYLRWKGSGEFINTYFWCRLCAMLHAPPLPKVYPDIGAWWAGPGTCRSDRWRDFKPKPDPVAYVLT; encoded by the exons ATGCTTCCGCTGACCGAG AGGAGCACGCAGTGGTATTGGTTCCGGGCGTCCGGGAGTCACGGCCCCAGTAAGAACCACGCATGGGTTCCAGGCCGTCGGGCATCGGTCAAG CAGCATTGCCACCAGCCGCCGTTGACAACGCAGTGGCAGTGCTGGGGCCTGCCATGGCGTAGCATGTTCCCGGCCAAGAAGCTCCGGCTCCGGCGGCTACTCGCCTGGGCCGCGGGCCTCAGCTTCTGCACCGTGCTGCTGATCGGATTCCGGGAGCAGCAGCAGGCGCCCGCACTGCCCGACGTTGCGCCGCGCGATGTCAACGCCATCGGAGGGCAGCGTGCCGCGGACCCGCAGCCGCTCCCTGGACAAGCACCGGCACCGGGCGCGCAACTGGCGGCCAGGATCAACGCCGCGCGAGGCAAGGCG GCGTCGCAGGGACAAGCCGGCGGCTCCGATCGTCCCTGGTACATGCGCGGTGGTCGGCGGCGACCACTGCCTGGCGACACGGGCAGCCTGTGGCCGCACGAGGACTCCGGCGACCGCATCGAGCAGCAGCTGATGTTCGTGCCCGAGGACTACAAGCGAAACAGCACGCGGATCAAGAAGATCCTGCTCATGCGCGGACTCGGCGGCTGGGGAGACCTGCCTAGGG GACGGGCGGTGTTCCTGCGCGACAAGTGTCCCGTGGACACGTGCGAGATCGTCACGTCGCAGGAGGAGGCGCCCGACGCGGACGCGGTCCTCTTCAAGGACCGCTTCGTGGCCCCCAAGTACCGGCGCCCCTGGCACCAAGTGTGGATCCTGTACCTGCTCGAGTGTCCCTACCACACGCAGTCCTTCGCCAACTTCAGGAACATCTTCAACTGGACGGCCACGTATAG GCACGACTCGGACATAGTAGCACCGTACGAGAAGTTCGTACGCTACGACGACGGCGGCGTCACGACGGCGCGTCCCCCGGCGTCCGCAGCGCGCAACAAGACCAAGAAGGTCGCCTGGTTCGTCTCCAACTGCGCGGCGCGCAACCAGCGGCTGCAGTTCGCGCGCAAGCTGGCCGCCTACATCGACGTCGACATCTACGGCACATGCGGCTCGCTCAAGTGCCCCCGTGCGCAGGCCGGCCACTGCTTCGAGCTGCTGGACCGCGACTACAAGTTCTACCTGGCCTTCGAGAACTCCAACTGCAAGGACTACATCACCGAGAAGTTCTTCGTCAACGGATTGGG GCGTGACGTGGTACCAATTGTGATGGGTGGCCGGCCTCTGGACTACTTACGCGCTTCGCCCGATCACTCGTTCATCCACGTGGAGGACTTCCCATCGGCGAAAGCGCTGGCCGAATACCTGCACCTGCTGGACCGCAACGAGACTCTGTACAACGAGTACCTACGCTGGAAGGGCTCCGGCGAGTTCATCAACACCTACTTCTGGTGCCGCCTGTGCGCCATGCTGCATGCGCCGCCACTGCCAAAG
- the LOC135898920 gene encoding glycoprotein 3-alpha-L-fucosyltransferase A-like isoform X7 — MVEANGVTRRGVPPSPARSTQWYWFRASGSHGPSKNHAWVPGRRASVKWQCWGLPWRSMFPAKKLRLRRLLAWAAGLSFCTVLLIGFREQQQAPALPDVAPRDVNAIGGQRAADPQPLPGQAPAPGAQLAARINAARGKAASQGQAGGSDRPWYMRGGRRRPLPGDTGSLWPHEDSGDRIEQQLMFVPEDYKRNSTRIKKILLMRGLGGWGDLPRGRAVFLRDKCPVDTCEIVTSQEEAPDADAVLFKDRFVAPKYRRPWHQVWILYLLECPYHTQSFANFRNIFNWTATYRHDSDIVAPYEKFVRYDDGGVTTARPPASAARNKTKKVAWFVSNCAARNQRLQFARKLAAYIDVDIYGTCGSLKCPRAQAGHCFELLDRDYKFYLAFENSNCKDYITEKFFVNGLGRDVVPIVMGGRPLDYLRASPDHSFIHVEDFPSAKALAEYLHLLDRNETLYNEYLRWKGSGEFINTYFWCRLCAMLHAPPLPKVYPDIGAWWAGPGTCRSDRWRDFKPKPDPVAYVLT, encoded by the exons ATGGTGGAAGCTAACGGCGTGACTCGCAGAGGTGTACCTCCGTCACCCGCT AGGAGCACGCAGTGGTATTGGTTCCGGGCGTCCGGGAGTCACGGCCCCAGTAAGAACCACGCATGGGTTCCAGGCCGTCGGGCATCGGTCAAG TGGCAGTGCTGGGGCCTGCCATGGCGTAGCATGTTCCCGGCCAAGAAGCTCCGGCTCCGGCGGCTACTCGCCTGGGCCGCGGGCCTCAGCTTCTGCACCGTGCTGCTGATCGGATTCCGGGAGCAGCAGCAGGCGCCCGCACTGCCCGACGTTGCGCCGCGCGATGTCAACGCCATCGGAGGGCAGCGTGCCGCGGACCCGCAGCCGCTCCCTGGACAAGCACCGGCACCGGGCGCGCAACTGGCGGCCAGGATCAACGCCGCGCGAGGCAAGGCG GCGTCGCAGGGACAAGCCGGCGGCTCCGATCGTCCCTGGTACATGCGCGGTGGTCGGCGGCGACCACTGCCTGGCGACACGGGCAGCCTGTGGCCGCACGAGGACTCCGGCGACCGCATCGAGCAGCAGCTGATGTTCGTGCCCGAGGACTACAAGCGAAACAGCACGCGGATCAAGAAGATCCTGCTCATGCGCGGACTCGGCGGCTGGGGAGACCTGCCTAGGG GACGGGCGGTGTTCCTGCGCGACAAGTGTCCCGTGGACACGTGCGAGATCGTCACGTCGCAGGAGGAGGCGCCCGACGCGGACGCGGTCCTCTTCAAGGACCGCTTCGTGGCCCCCAAGTACCGGCGCCCCTGGCACCAAGTGTGGATCCTGTACCTGCTCGAGTGTCCCTACCACACGCAGTCCTTCGCCAACTTCAGGAACATCTTCAACTGGACGGCCACGTATAG GCACGACTCGGACATAGTAGCACCGTACGAGAAGTTCGTACGCTACGACGACGGCGGCGTCACGACGGCGCGTCCCCCGGCGTCCGCAGCGCGCAACAAGACCAAGAAGGTCGCCTGGTTCGTCTCCAACTGCGCGGCGCGCAACCAGCGGCTGCAGTTCGCGCGCAAGCTGGCCGCCTACATCGACGTCGACATCTACGGCACATGCGGCTCGCTCAAGTGCCCCCGTGCGCAGGCCGGCCACTGCTTCGAGCTGCTGGACCGCGACTACAAGTTCTACCTGGCCTTCGAGAACTCCAACTGCAAGGACTACATCACCGAGAAGTTCTTCGTCAACGGATTGGG GCGTGACGTGGTACCAATTGTGATGGGTGGCCGGCCTCTGGACTACTTACGCGCTTCGCCCGATCACTCGTTCATCCACGTGGAGGACTTCCCATCGGCGAAAGCGCTGGCCGAATACCTGCACCTGCTGGACCGCAACGAGACTCTGTACAACGAGTACCTACGCTGGAAGGGCTCCGGCGAGTTCATCAACACCTACTTCTGGTGCCGCCTGTGCGCCATGCTGCATGCGCCGCCACTGCCAAAG
- the LOC135898920 gene encoding glycoprotein 3-alpha-L-fucosyltransferase A-like isoform X5, translating to MVEANGVTRRGVPPSPARSTQWYWFRASGSHGPSKNHAWVPGRRASVKHCHQPPLTTQWQCWGLPWRSMFPAKKLRLRRLLAWAAGLSFCTVLLIGFREQQQAPALPDVAPRDVNAIGGQRAADPQPLPGQAPAPGAQLAARINAARGKAASQGQAGGSDRPWYMRGGRRRPLPGDTGSLWPHEDSGDRIEQQLMFVPEDYKRNSTRIKKILLMRGLGGWGDLPRGRAVFLRDKCPVDTCEIVTSQEEAPDADAVLFKDRFVAPKYRRPWHQVWILYLLECPYHTQSFANFRNIFNWTATYRHDSDIVAPYEKFVRYDDGGVTTARPPASAARNKTKKVAWFVSNCAARNQRLQFARKLAAYIDVDIYGTCGSLKCPRAQAGHCFELLDRDYKFYLAFENSNCKDYITEKFFVNGLGRDVVPIVMGGRPLDYLRASPDHSFIHVEDFPSAKALAEYLHLLDRNETLYNEYLRWKGSGEFINTYFWCRLCAMLHAPPLPKVYPDIGAWWAGPGTCRSDRWRDFKPKPDPVAYVLT from the exons ATGGTGGAAGCTAACGGCGTGACTCGCAGAGGTGTACCTCCGTCACCCGCT AGGAGCACGCAGTGGTATTGGTTCCGGGCGTCCGGGAGTCACGGCCCCAGTAAGAACCACGCATGGGTTCCAGGCCGTCGGGCATCGGTCAAG CATTGCCACCAGCCGCCGTTGACAACGCAGTGGCAGTGCTGGGGCCTGCCATGGCGTAGCATGTTCCCGGCCAAGAAGCTCCGGCTCCGGCGGCTACTCGCCTGGGCCGCGGGCCTCAGCTTCTGCACCGTGCTGCTGATCGGATTCCGGGAGCAGCAGCAGGCGCCCGCACTGCCCGACGTTGCGCCGCGCGATGTCAACGCCATCGGAGGGCAGCGTGCCGCGGACCCGCAGCCGCTCCCTGGACAAGCACCGGCACCGGGCGCGCAACTGGCGGCCAGGATCAACGCCGCGCGAGGCAAGGCG GCGTCGCAGGGACAAGCCGGCGGCTCCGATCGTCCCTGGTACATGCGCGGTGGTCGGCGGCGACCACTGCCTGGCGACACGGGCAGCCTGTGGCCGCACGAGGACTCCGGCGACCGCATCGAGCAGCAGCTGATGTTCGTGCCCGAGGACTACAAGCGAAACAGCACGCGGATCAAGAAGATCCTGCTCATGCGCGGACTCGGCGGCTGGGGAGACCTGCCTAGGG GACGGGCGGTGTTCCTGCGCGACAAGTGTCCCGTGGACACGTGCGAGATCGTCACGTCGCAGGAGGAGGCGCCCGACGCGGACGCGGTCCTCTTCAAGGACCGCTTCGTGGCCCCCAAGTACCGGCGCCCCTGGCACCAAGTGTGGATCCTGTACCTGCTCGAGTGTCCCTACCACACGCAGTCCTTCGCCAACTTCAGGAACATCTTCAACTGGACGGCCACGTATAG GCACGACTCGGACATAGTAGCACCGTACGAGAAGTTCGTACGCTACGACGACGGCGGCGTCACGACGGCGCGTCCCCCGGCGTCCGCAGCGCGCAACAAGACCAAGAAGGTCGCCTGGTTCGTCTCCAACTGCGCGGCGCGCAACCAGCGGCTGCAGTTCGCGCGCAAGCTGGCCGCCTACATCGACGTCGACATCTACGGCACATGCGGCTCGCTCAAGTGCCCCCGTGCGCAGGCCGGCCACTGCTTCGAGCTGCTGGACCGCGACTACAAGTTCTACCTGGCCTTCGAGAACTCCAACTGCAAGGACTACATCACCGAGAAGTTCTTCGTCAACGGATTGGG GCGTGACGTGGTACCAATTGTGATGGGTGGCCGGCCTCTGGACTACTTACGCGCTTCGCCCGATCACTCGTTCATCCACGTGGAGGACTTCCCATCGGCGAAAGCGCTGGCCGAATACCTGCACCTGCTGGACCGCAACGAGACTCTGTACAACGAGTACCTACGCTGGAAGGGCTCCGGCGAGTTCATCAACACCTACTTCTGGTGCCGCCTGTGCGCCATGCTGCATGCGCCGCCACTGCCAAAG